Below is a genomic region from Terriglobia bacterium.
TTTTGGAAACGAAGAATGTGATTCGCACATTTGGCAAAACGCTTCTCGTCGACCGTCCCGAGAAGCATGTGCATGAAGATGTAGTCGGAAACGAGGGTGGTGTCGGCTTCCAGTTCACCGAACCAGTAGCCTTCCGGATGCTGACGGGAAAAAAGGTGCTCGCGTGCGGCGGATATCGCGCTCGCCAGGCGAGACTTGATGCCGTCGATCTTTCCAAAGCGTATTTCTGCGACCTGCTTGGGGGAGGTCTCGTCCATAAGTTCTCAAAAATTCCTGGTAACTATCCCACCTGAACGCGTAACAAACGCGCATTGAGAATGGGGCACCCAGTTACCTTATCAATCGGCCACGGCCGGGGCGGAGCCAATGGCTTCGACAATTTCCGGCGGCAGCGCAAAACGTACGTTCTCCGAAACGACCTCTACCTCTTCCAAGTTCGTGTAGCCGCGATCGCGCAGGTAAAGGATCGTTTCCTCGACCAAGTGCTCAGGGGCCGAAGCTCCCGCGGTCAGGGCAATCGTATTTGCGCCCTCCAGCCACTCGGGCTTGATAGCGCGGCAATTCTCGATCAGGTACGAATTTGTGCGCAGGTTCTGCGCGACTTCAACTAATCGGTTCGAGTTCGAGCTATTATCGGAACCCACAACGAGAACGAGGTCAGCCTGCTTGGCGACGTTCTTGACGGCTACCTGACGGTTCTCGGTTGCATAGCAGATGTCCTGGGCATGCGGTCCCTTGATATTGGGGAACTTCTTCTTCAGAGCCTCGATGATGTCCTTGGCCTCATCCAGCGAAAGCGTCGTCTGGGTCAGGTAAGCGACGCGGTTCGGATCCGGCACATGGATGTCTTCCACGGCTTCCGGCGTGCTCACTACCTTCGTAACGGCTGGAGCTTCGCCCAGAGTGCCGATGATCTCGTCATGGTTGAGGTGTCCGATGAGGATCAACGAGTAGCCTTCCTTGGCAAACTTGACGGCCTCAACGTGAACCTTGGTGACCAGCGGGCACGTGGCATCGATAACCCGCAGATTTCGGGTCTTGCTGGCATCGCGGACCTCCGGGGCGACACCGTGGGCAGAATAGATGACGCGCTCGCCTTCCGGTACTTCCTCGATTTCGTCGACGAAGATGGCGCCCTTGGCGCGAAGATCCTCGACGACGTGACGGTTATGAACGATCTCCTTGCGGACATAGATCGGCGGGCCGAAGGTATCGAGCGCGATGCGGACGATGTCGATGGCGCGAACCACTCCGGCACAAAAGCCGCGTGGTTTCAGGAGAAGCAATGTCTTTGCGTCGTTAGTCTGAGTCATCAGTTTTGCGTATGCCACCAGCGCGAAAAACCCGCAGTTACCCCACCATTACCCTATCGTAATTCCAACGGAATCACGAACATAAGCACAGAGAAAGGCCGGGTTCCAACAGCGCACGGCGGGAATTCCGCAGTGAACTGCTGCCCTCGCCCAGTCCTGCCAAATATGGCAGAGATGAGAGGACGGCCCTGCCACAGTTGGACCCCCTGATAGTACAGATGCGGTACGACAAACGGCATGCAGTACGGGGGATCTCCCAATGCGTGCAGGGTAGAACGCCAGCAACTAACCTGTGACAGCATTGTACAAGGAAGGAACCCTCACTAGACGCCGAAAGGTGCCGGATGGGTTACGGACCTACCTTCCATTGGGGGAACGAAGAAAGAGCGAAAGCACAGGACAAGGTTCAAGAACAAGGGGAAGCCGTACTGGGTATTCCCGTTTCAACTGCCGGATGTGGATTCAGCGCGAAGGGGTTCTTCCGCCTCTTTCGTTTTGGCAGCGTGTGCGAGTTTGGCTGCCGGAAATGTGAGGTGGAAAACAGTGCCGTGGTTCTCAAAATCGGTAGAACTGGTCACGGTGATGGTGCCACTGTTGCGGGCGACGAGTTCCCGGGAGACCCAAAGGCCGAGACCGGTGCCGACGTCTTTCTTCGTCGTAAAGAAGGGATCGAAAATTTTCATCAGGTTCTGCTCGGCTATGCCATATCCATTGTCGGCAATTTCGATTATGACGGTTTGATCGGCGGTAGCGATGGTGATATCGAGACGACCGCTTTCGCCGTGCATGGCGTCTACGGCGTTGGCGATGAGATTGGATAAGACCTGCCGGATTTCGCCAGTCTTGGCGAAGATTTCCGAGTCGGGGTCGCAGTGACGGCCGACCGCAACCTTCCCTTCCAACTTGTTGCGATACACGTCCAGAACTCCATCCAGCAGCGCAGAGACCTTGATGACGGAGGGCTTTGCTTCTTCTCGATAAAACCCGAGGGTACGCCGGGCAATGGCGGCAACGCGGACCAATTCGCTCTCGGTAATCTCAAGGTATTTGGCACGCAGGTCCTGGGGCACGCTCTCGGTTTTCAAAAGGTAAATGATGTTCGTGATCGACTCGAGCGGATTGTTGATTTCATGCGCGATGGATGCAGCCATTCGGCCAGCCGCGGCAATCTGGCCGCTGCGGAGGAGGGCGGACTCCATCTCGACTTTTTTCCGGTCGGCCTCGTTCAGAGTGGTCGCCGTCCAGACTGCAAGGGCCGTGAATACCGTCGCGAAAGCTATGACGGAAAGCGCAATGCCAAACCGCTCGGTGACGAATCCCCCTTCTTCCGCCCAGAGTTGAATAGCTCCAAAGGCGGGAAGCAGGATGATGACGGCGACTATCATTTGCCGGGTCGCGACGGCACCGGCGAACGGACTGAGAAGGGTCTCAGCAGTCACTGGTTGCGCCGGCC
It encodes:
- a CDS encoding 4-hydroxy-3-methylbut-2-enyl diphosphate reductase, which encodes MTQTNDAKTLLLLKPRGFCAGVVRAIDIVRIALDTFGPPIYVRKEIVHNRHVVEDLRAKGAIFVDEIEEVPEGERVIYSAHGVAPEVRDASKTRNLRVIDATCPLVTKVHVEAVKFAKEGYSLILIGHLNHDEIIGTLGEAPAVTKVVSTPEAVEDIHVPDPNRVAYLTQTTLSLDEAKDIIEALKKKFPNIKGPHAQDICYATENRQVAVKNVAKQADLVLVVGSDNSSNSNRLVEVAQNLRTNSYLIENCRAIKPEWLEGANTIALTAGASAPEHLVEETILYLRDRGYTNLEEVEVVSENVRFALPPEIVEAIGSAPAVAD
- a CDS encoding HAMP domain-containing sensor histidine kinase, with the protein product MTDSRNLLPRIAVWLAGINILAGLCVIAGWQFRIPILKGEALGTFVAPNTALCFVLCGVSILLQVSGGRWRPELGAIIGLLVGMFALATVTEYVFGIDLSIDRLFMAHRLSDWNIPLPGRFVPNTAIGFVLAGISLVTLRIPRRGLSEYFSLPVLLVSYLSLIAYLYGVQQLYSHVMAVHTAILFAVLGFALLCGPAQPVTAETLLSPFAGAVATRQMIVAVIILLPAFGAIQLWAEEGGFVTERFGIALSVIAFATVFTALAVWTATTLNEADRKKVEMESALLRSGQIAAAGRMAASIAHEINNPLESITNIIYLLKTESVPQDLRAKYLEITESELVRVAAIARRTLGFYREEAKPSVIKVSALLDGVLDVYRNKLEGKVAVGRHCDPDSEIFAKTGEIRQVLSNLIANAVDAMHGESGRLDITIATADQTVIIEIADNGYGIAEQNLMKIFDPFFTTKKDVGTGLGLWVSRELVARNSGTITVTSSTDFENHGTVFHLTFPAAKLAHAAKTKEAEEPLRAESTSGS